DNA sequence from the Butyricimonas faecalis genome:
CAGAATCACGTCGGCTTCGTCCATGGCGAGCAATACTTGTTTGTTAATCTCCTCCTCGAAAATGTCCGAACTGTTGGAAACGTATCCTCCGGTGTCAATCACCGAGAATTCTTTGCCGTTCCACTCTGATTTTCCGTAATTCCGGTCACGGGTTACCCCGCTTTCCTCGTTTACGATGGCTTTCCGACCACCGACCAAACGATTGAAAAGTGTTGATTTCCCCACGTTGGGACGTCCTACTATTGCAACAATATTACTCATTGGAAAGATAAAAGTTAAAAGATAAAAACTAAAAAATTAAAGTTGTTTGTAACCGAAGCGTTTCAAGTCGTTTTCCTTGTTTCGCCAGTCTTTGAGGACTTTGACATACAGGTTCAGGAATACTTTTTTCCCGAAGAAGGCTTCGATGTCAATACGGGCTTCCGTACCGACTTTTTTCAATGCGGCTCCCTGATGTCCGATGATGATGCCTTTTTGGGAATCCCGTTCCACGTTGATCACGGCCATGATGTTGATACGTTTGGCTTCTTCCTTGAATTCCTCCACGACAACCTCGACGGAATAGGGAACTTCTTTATCGTAGTTCAATAAAATCTTTTCCCGGATAATTTCATTCACGAAAAAGCGTGCCGGCATATCAGTCATTTCTTCTTTGTCGAAATAAGGTTCGCCCACGGGTAGCAGTTCCAAGATTCTCTTGTATAGATTGTCTACGTTGAAATTCTCGGTAGCCGAAATCGGAAATATTTCAGCTCGCGGGATAATCTCTTTCCACTTGTCGAACAGGGCATCCAGTTTATCCGGGGTAGTCAGGTCAATTTTGTTCAACACCAAAAGGATAGGGACCTCGCTTTGTTTCACTTTCTCGATAAAGTCAGCGTTCTTTTCGATATTCTCCACCACGTCGGTGACGTAAAGTATGATGTCGGCATCGATGATGGCGCTTTTCGAGAAATCAAGCATGTATTCCTGCATCTTGTAACTGGGCTTCACGACACCCGGGGTATCGGAAAACACGATCTGAAAGTCCTCCCCGTTCACGATCCCCTTGATCCGGTGACGCGTGGTTTGGGATTTGGACGTGATAATCGATAATTTCTCCCCGACTAGTCGATTCATCAAGGTTGATTTCCCCACGTTGGGGTTTCCTAGGATATTGACAAAACCTGCTCTGTGCTCCATTTATTTTAAAATTAATTGGGCACAAAGGTACGATAACTAATTGAAAATTGAAAGCCTAAACGAAAATGTACGGGTCTATTTTTTGTTTTGCTTATAGACATAAGCGATTTTCTCGCTATCCGCGGGGTTCGTTTTGCTTGTTTTACTGATCCATGCTCCGGTTTGGTCGTAAGTATATTGGTAATTAGGATTGATCGGGTTACCGAACTCATCGTAGCTTAGGGTCATATTACTTGTTATGTTTTCGTTTTGCAGATTTTCTTTCACGTAGGAGATGCTTACGAGGTAGCCGAATGGGTCGTAAGTGTATCGTGTGATTTGTTTCGTGGCGGAATGGTCAGTATCCGGTCGGGTGTTTATCCATGTTTTACCGGAGAGACGTCCTTGGTCATCGTAAGTGTAATCCGTTTGTGCGCAAATCAACCCGTTCCGGTATTCTTGGGTTCGGTTGACCTGTTCCCGGTCGTTATAATAGTCAATAACATTTTGCCCGTGATTCCACTTGGTCGTTTTCATCACGAGGCGGGAGGTCGTGTCGTACTGGTAGTTGATCAGGCATACAGTTGCTCTTGCTAAGGAATCGATAATTTCTTCTTCATAGCATTTACCGAGGTCATTATATTTGAATGTCGTGATCATCAAGTTTAACGGGGTGACGGTTGCGGAATCTTTTTGCAGTTGCGTGCTTTGGGTAATCCGTGTCAGAAGCCCATGTGGGGAGTACTGGTACGTGGTGATAGTGAGTGAATCATTGTAAACTCGGGTTTCCCGGGTGATGTCATTTCCGGAATAACAACGAGTGGTGTAGGGGGATAGGTAAGTCATCGAGTCGATAAACTGTTTTCTTAACTGCTGGGCTTGATCCCGGAATTGTTTGTATTTGTGAGTTTGAAGGTAAGCCTTGATCAACGGGAGACGTGGAAAAGAATCAACTTGCGAAACCAGGATGACCAGGTCAATGCTGTCGTTAGCGTATTCCACTTGTGACAGGTACCTACGGTTACATCCAGCCAGATAGGGACATCCTATATAAGCCTTGATACTGTGTTTTTTGGCTTCCGAGGAAGTTGCCGTTTGTATCGCTTTGAACAGGCAATCGTCATAGAGTTTTTGTACTTCCGGTAGGTATGGGCGCGGTTCCTTGGAGTTTGCGTAAAATATTTTTAACGTGGTATCGTTAAAATAACAGCGCAGGGTAGAATCGTTTGGTTCGTTGAGAATGGCTTTGTACAGCAAGTTATTATATATTTGGGCCACCTCGACATAATTGTACTCGTTATGGAAGTCTTTGAAATAAGCGTTACATTTTGCTTGTGTCGGTTGGGCTTTCAGGTCCGCGTACTGCGCTTTTTCCTTTAGCTGAATGATTGCCTCGTAAATATCGGGATTTATATGGTAATGGTATTCCTTCATCCGGGCGAGTACCGTGCGGGAATCTTCAAGCTGGTTCGGGGAATCGGCCAGCAAAGCAAAGATCGTGGAATCTGCCTTGTGACGGAAAAGGTCGACATTCAAGTTTGCTGCCTGACAGAATGAGCGTAGGCGGGCACCCCCGTCCTGTTGCTGTATGACCATGTTGCTTTTCAAGTACGGCTCGATGGCGTTGACGCTGGGTGTCAGCAACAGTTGCCTGAGAGCATCGGCCAGTAAGATTTCGTTTTTGTAGGCATCCATGCTTTTGGTGTCCATCCGTGCTCTCAGCCGATCGTACTTGTCTCCTTCCGACCAAGTGATGTGTTGGTATAGTCTTTCCACGCGCCCCTGTTTTTGTGCCCGCGTGTTGGTGCAAAAACCGATGATAAAAATCGTGAAAATGATCATTGTAAGGTATGAGTTTTTCATAGTGATTAAAATTTATGTAGTTTTCTCGTAGAAAACGTATTTTCCATATCTTTGTTGTATAAAAAAAATGAAATAAAAATTATGATTGTAGACGTACTGGCTAATAGCGAACGAATTGAGGGGTTAAACCCGTATTTTAAAATGGTCTTTGACTATATAAAAACACATGATTTGTCAAGCATGCCCGCGGGACGAATTGACATTGACGGGGATAATGCTTATTTGAAAATTGAAGATGCCAAAGGACGGCGAGTCGAGGAAGCCGTGTATGAACGGCATGACAAATATATCGATATTCAAATGCCTTTGAGTATGCCGGAAAGCTATGGTTGGAAAGCTCAAAGTTTGTTGGGTGAAGAACGGGCCCCGTATGATGTTGCGGGTGATTTTACTTTTTACCGGGATCCGGTGGAGATGGTGTTCACGTTATCTCCCGGTGAGTTCGTGATCTTTTTCCCGGAGGATGCCCATGCTCCTTGTATCGGGGAAGGGATAATCCGGAAAATGGTGGTGAAAGTCAGGAAAATTGAACATTGAAAATGGAGAATTGAACATGAAGAAAAGATATAAGATACTTTTGACGGTTGTGGTGGTGCTAGGGATTGCTTATTTCTGCCTGCCTTATTATGCACGGCAGGCGTTGTTGTACTGGTACCCGTCGATAGATGATTTGTCAATGTTTGACAAGCACACGGTGGGAAAGGCCGATACGTGTTGGACGTGGGGAATTGCCAAGGATTATAACACGTACGAGTTGAGCCCGGAGGATGATGCCTACTTGAATGATTTTCGTACGGTTTCTTTTCTGGTAATTCAGAATGACAGTATCGTGTACGAGGAGTATCGGTCCGGTTGGAATGATACGAAGACATCCAATATATTTTCATCAACCAAGAGTATCGTGGGACTGTTAGTCGGTATTGCCTATGACGAGGGAAAGATTACCAGTTTGGATGATCCGGTGGGGAAATATATTCCGGAATTCAACGAAGGGGAAAAGAAAAATATCACGATCCGCAACCTGTTGACCATGAGTGGCGGGTTGAATTGGGATGAGGCTTACGCGTCGTTGTTTTCGGTTACCACGCACGGGTATTACGGGAACGATCTGTATGATTTAGTGACCACGTTGGATGTGATCGAGGAACCGGGAAAACAATTCTCGTACCGGAGCGGGGACACGCAGATTCTGGCTTTTGTCGTGGAGAAAGCAACCGGAAAGAGTATCAGTGACTACGCGGAAGAGAAGTTGTGGAAACCGATGCAAGCCGCTCAAGATGCTTATTGGTTGCTGGATAAAAAGGACGGGGACGAGAAATCTTTCTGTTGTTTCCACACCACGGCGAGGGAAGTTGCCCGTTTTGCCCGTTTGATGTTGCATCATGGAAATTGGAACGGAAAACAGTTGGTTTCGGAAGAATATATCAACGAGGCCATGAGCCCGGCCGGATATCTGAAGGATGAGTGGGGAAAGGATTCTCTGGATTATTACGGATTCCAGATTTGGATTATGAACTATAAAGGGCAACGAAACCCGTATTTTCGGGGAATGTTGGGGCAATACATTATTGCTATACCCGAGAAGAATGCCATTATCGTTCGGCTTGGACATAAAAAAGACGAGAAACGTATTCGGGAGACCACCCGGGACGTGTATCGTTATATGGATATCGGGACAAAAATATTGGATAGCAGAAAATAAGAGTGGTAGCTTGTTCATTGGTGTTTATGGAGAGAAGCTGCTGAGTTCTAGTGTAGTTTCCTGAAATTGGTTTACTCGATTTGGCTTTCAATATTTTAACACTTTTCTTGCAAATAGTTATTTACTGTTACAAGTTTACTTTAAATAAATGCTAATTCCTAGAATTGTTTTACTTTCTTTTTCCACACCCGGGGAATTCCCCGGGTGTGGAAAAAGAAAGTGTTTTTAAAACATGACCCTCGCGAATTTTTTCTTTTTATCGCGATGTGCCTGCTCGGGGACCATCCCTAGCACGGCCAAGTGAGGTCTTTTTTTGTTATAGACTTGAATGATCCTCTCGACGTGTTTCCTGGCGTCATTGATATCCTTCAACGATATATCGTTCAGCCATTCTCTCTTTAAAACCCCGTTAACCCTCTCGGCGATAGCGTTATCATAGGGAGAACCGTCCCGTGTCATGCTGATACTGACGTGATGTAACTTTAATATCCCCGTGTACACGGCAGAACAGTATTGCCCTCCCCTGTCGGAGTGGTGAATCAAGTTCTTGAACGAGTCGTTTTCACCGTTCTCCAGCGCGCGGTACAACGCTTTGACCGGTCCGTCCGAATCCAGGTTCGGGTGAACCTCCCATCCCATGATTTTCCTCGAGTAGGCGTCCGTCACCAGGGAAAGGTAAACGAAGCCTTTACCCGTGGAAAGGTAAGTGATATCGCTCACCCACACTTGATTGGCTCGTTCGATCTTGTAACCTTTCACCAGGTTCGGGTACTGCCTCCGCCAGGCACGAGAATCCGTGGTAATGACGCGATACTTCTTCATTTTCACCATCAGGTTATGACGGTGAAGTAAACGAAAAAGCCAGTCCCTGCCGACTTCCAAACCGTTAGCGTTTAGCATCTTCCATAACTTGAGAACACCCAGGCGGGGCAGGTCACGGCGGATCTCTTCAACGATGGAGAGAACGTAACGCTCGCGTTCCTCCCCCTCGTTACTCGAGCGAAGGCTCTTGTAATAAGCCTGCTTGCTGTAACCAAGCGAGTTGCACAGGTATTCCGTCATCGTTTTGCCCTCCCGCGCTTTTTGCCGTTCACCAATCCCGCTAATAGCATCTCCTCGTAGTTTTTTTTTACATCAACGTGAAGGCGGGTTTTAGCTAATTCCAGCATCAGCTCGTAAGCTTCTACAAGTACCTTTTGTTTCTCTACCTCTTCGCGTAAGCGTTCCAGTTCCTGCCGTTCCTTGTCTGTCATTGATAATAAAGTTTTAGGATTATCTACCGGTAAAGATAAGCGTTTGTAACTTTCTTCAGACAGCACCCGGGATTTATATTTATTCAACCACCCCTGGAACGTGGAAGAACAAACATTATACTTGATTAATACTTCCGAGAAATCAAGTTCCTCGATCAAGCGATCGCGTACTGCCGACAATTTTACCCGTACTGGAAAATGACGACGTTTGATAATTTTTTCTAATTCTGACATTGGTTTACTCTGGTTTACAGTAAACTTTTTTCAGGGTAATACATGTCAATGAATTTCACCCGTGGTTTATTGGAAAAGAATACGAAGTTTTATCGGAATATTTATTCTTCCGTGAATCAACATAACCTAAATGGGTTGGTGAAAGACATGCAATCGTTCGTGAAATCAGCTTCCCGGACACTGACAATTTTGACGGATAAGGATATTTACCGAGTTGATCCATTCGAATTTGCAGATTGGGAGATGAATAACGATCTTTTCTTTGTACCAATTGATGGAGATTTCCGCCCAAAGAATATGATGTTGTGGGAATATTGGGGTGTAGAGTTCTTGAATGTGAGCGGGAAAGTGTATCCAAGAAATTCATCATGGGGTAATTTGTATTACAATTTTTACATGTATACTCCTGATTTGGCTGACTATGATGTAAGTCAGATGATTGTTTGCGGGACGTATTATTATGCCGTACCTTATGCTTTTGATGAGAATAAGAATCGATTCCTTCAAGTAAATAGTCGTTATGATGGTTTCCTGCAATTTCGGGAGCAGAATCCGGGATTGTTGTTTGATGTAAATAACGTGGGTGCTTATGATGCAATATATATGGGAGAGGGTGAGAATGCCCAGTTAATGACTGTTTTCAAAGCAGAAAAAGGAGATGATTATTGGTTAGCAGCAATGCAGACTAAAGAGGAAGATACCGGAAGTAATTTGCCGAAAGGACGGTATGTTCTAACTAATTGTCCAGGAATAAATGAGGCTGTAGGTTTTGCCGCATCTCCAATCTCGACAGATTTTTATTATGCAACAAAAGATCAGATTTATACGATTGCCTTGGGAAATTCTCAGGATGTGATAGCGGAAAGCCGTTATATTGTGGATAAGGAGAGAGATGGGGAAATTACTTCTCTAACGATGTGGCGGGGGGAGTATGGACGGATGAACGTGAGTAGTGAAACAAGTACCACTGGAGTGACTACGCAAAATGCTCAATATCGAATGTTGATTATTACGACTTATAAAGAATCAACTGGGGAGGGGAAAGTGCTTACAATTCCAATTGTCAAACTGACGAGTGGGACTTTAGAACCTAATCGTGATATTCACGGGAGATATGAAGGATTTGGCCGGATTACGAAAGTGGCCTATAATAAAGTGGGAAACTAAAATAAGTGATTTATGAAAACAGTATTAAGAAATATAGGCTGTCTGTTATTACTGACAATGGGTTGGGTGGCTTGTAATGATGACGATGATAATATCGAGGTAGGGGTACGCCCGATTAACCCGGTTCGGGTGAGCGAAATTACCGGCTATAATGATCATTGGGGCGATTACACGTTGAAAATTCAATACGTGAATGATAAGTTGGAAAATATGAGTCGTTATGATAAAAACGGTCACCGAAAAGGGGGACTTTCAGTGACGAAAGAACAAGGTGTTACTACCTATGCCGTGAATGATTACGTGTATAACGTGGATGCCGATTCTATCGCTCGTTTGGATTTATCGCTGAAAGGAAAATATGGGGTTGGAAATTATTCTTTGGAAGATAGCATCCCTGTGATAGCAAGAACTTTGTACAAAGTGGATGTGACTCTTGATGAAGAGAGTATGGTTACACAGCAAGTATTTAGCTATTATATTCCTAAAACCGATTTTGGTTTAGGAGATGATTTTGATAATACCTATACACTGGATTATAAGGAGACTTTTATTTATGAGTACGGAGAAGGTACTTCAATTGTAAATGTCCGTTCGTTTTATGATACGTTTGCTCCGGATGATGCTAAAAATTATGAAACTCGTACACTTTATAAATATGAGTATGTGTATGATGGAAAGCGAATTATGACGAATCGAATTTACATGGTGAATAATCATAGCGAGTCAAGTTGGGATTTAATAAATGATCGTGTGTACACGTATTCTGGCAATAATTTGATTTCCGTGAAGGGGGACGGTTACTTGTTAGAAAAGAATTTCCGTGATGCCCGAACTTTGTCGTTGAATTTGAATGGAGAAACGACTTCTTACACGTTGGATGAATATGGCTTTCTGGTTAAAAGTGATAATGGTAAGGGAGGGGTGATAAACGTGACTTACGAACCCGGTAATGGGAATTTTTATCATTTGTATCGTTTGGATCGGGAACAAGAGGGTTTTCCGGTTATTAAATAGTGATGCGTGTAGTTTAGAGGGGCTGCTTGCAGCTCCTCTTCTATTTTAAAAGAAAAATATGACGAATTGTTTAAGATGGTTGATTTTGTTCTTATTCTTAGGGAATGTTGTTCTTGCGGATGAGAATAAAGTGCGTTGTGTTGTTCATGGCAAGTTAGTTGGAATGGAAGTGGAGGATGTACTTTTGGTAGATGCCACATTGGATTCCCGTTATCATGGAACAAAAGTTGTTGTGAAGGATCATTGTTTTGAAGATGTGTTGGAATTACCACATGCGAAAGGGTATAAATTGATATTTGTAACCCGAAAACCATGGAAATGGTATACTGTTCCTTTCATTGCGGAAGACGGGGAAGTGGATATTACAGTGAATGTAGATAAGAATTACACGGTGAAAGGGGGAAAATTTAATGAGAGATATCAAAAATACCGGGAATTGCAACGGCAGGAAATAGGTTGGAAACAATACTCTTTTATGCATAAATTCTGTGAGGGACAATGGGATGAGTTGTATCTTTTTCTAGTGATAGAAGAATTACAGCGGAGACAAACGTATCAGTCTGAATTAGATGAAGAATTAGAGCGTGCTTATCATGTTTTGGCAGAGAAATTTGTTTTTAGCGACTATACTCGTTTGGGGAGAATGTTAGTTGATGGTTTCCATAATATCAGACCTGGGGGACATTATGTCGACTTTGAGGCTCCCGATCTTGAAGGATGTAAGGTGAAACTTTCGGATGTTATAAAAGGGAAAGTTGCTATTATTGATTTGTGGGCTTCTTGGTGCATGCCTTGTAGGGCAAAGGCCAAAGCGATGATCCCGCTTTACGAAAAGTATAAAGATCGCGGCTTTAAAATTGTTGGTGTAGCACGGGAATTTAAGAATACAGATCGCATGAAACAGGCGATAAAGCAGGATGGCTATCCTTGGTTGCAACTAGTTGAATTGGATGATGGTTATCAAATATGGACTCGGTATATGTTAGGAAATGCCGGAGGCGGAGTGTTTGTGGTCGATAGGGATGGGAAAATTTTAGCCGTGAATCCGAAACCTGAAGAGGTGCAGAAAATTTTGGAGCAAAAATTAGGAGAGCAGTGAATTTAATCCATGAATAAAGCCGAATCATTCTTTATTAGTAGAAAAAGATTCGGCTTTATGATTTGATCGATATATGAGTTTATTTGTGTTTGTCACAGCCTCCGCATCCGGAGCATTCGTGATTTTCGTTTATAGTGGCCGGGTCGCCGTGTCCACCTCTTGGGCCGCCACGTCTGTCCATCATTTCTTTCCGGTGTTTCTCCATTTCTTGTTTTCTCTTTTCCTGATTGGTCAAGTAAGTTTTATATTGTTCTTCCGTTAAGATTTTCTTCAGAGAAAGGTTTTGCTGCTCTTCCATTTTTTTCATGTTGACCATCACGGAATCTCGTTGTCCTTGATATTTTTTCATGAGTTCGTCTCTCTGTTGGAAGTTTTTGGTAAACAAATCTTTCACCTGTTTTTCTTGTTGCTCGTTGAGCTTCAATTCAGTTTTCATTTGTTCAACCTGTCTTTTTACCATTTCTTCGGGGTTTCTGGGACCTCTTTGGCCGCGATGTTGTGGGCCGTGTTGTTGTGCGCTTAAACTTACCGTCATTAAAATGAATAATGACGAAATGATCAGGGTTACTGTTTTCATGTTTTTATTCTTTAATCGTTTATAATTACATGGTATCTATATGGAGAATTCCATGCTTGTATTGAAATGTTTCTGATTCTAAGACAAAACGAAAATGAAAAGGTTTATTCTCATGATGAAAACAAAAGGGATGTTTTGGTTTGGATTTATTACACGAAAATTCAATTTTTGGTTTGGATTTATTACAAATATTGATGTTATTTGGTTTGGTTTTGTTACAAATGTATTTATCTTTGTGCCGTAACTTATTTTAAAACAATGAATTTATGATATATCGGTATGCACTGGCTTATTTGGAAACATGGAAAAAGAATCCTATGAGAAAACCTCTGATTTTACGTGGGGCGAGACAAGTAGGAAAGACTACTTTGGTGGAAAGTTTTGCCACGGGTTTTGATTGTTTTCTAAAGTTGAATTTGGATGAGGAAGAGGATCGTCAGTTATTTATTCAGTACCGGGAGATTCATAGGTTGATTGAAGCAATCTTTTTTTATTTGAAGAAGAGTCCTGTTGAGGGGGCCGTTTTGCTTTTTATTGATGAGATACAAAATTCGCCAGAGGCGGTGGCTATGCTTCGTTATTTCTATGAAAAACGACCTGATATATACGTTATTGCGGCTGGTTCTTTATTAGAAAATGTTATCGATCGGAAAATATCTTTTCCGGTGGGGCGTGTGGAATATATGGCATTACATCCTTGTTCTTTTTTGGAATATTTGAATGGAATAGGTGAAGATTTTGATAGACAAGCTATTGAAAACTTGAAAGCAGATGCAATTCATGATCGGCTAATGTATGAGTTCCGCAAATATTGTATTGTGGGAGGGATGCCTGAGGCAATTAAAATGTATGCTCAAACAAGGGATTTACTTTCACTCGATACTGTTTATGATAGTTTAATAACTTCATATAGCGATGATGTGGAAAAATATTCTCCGAATGACACGCAAACTAAAATAATGAGACATATACTGGAAGTTGGATGGCAAAAGGGAGGAGAAACAATTACTTTTGAACGGTTCGGTGGATCGGAATATCGTTCGAGAGAAGTCGGCGAGGCATTTCGTACGATTCAGAAAGCGATGTTATTAGAATTGGTTTATCCCACGTTGAATAATCGACTGCCTCTGGAGGCACAATTGAGTCGTCGGCCTAAATTAATTTGGTTGGATACCGGATTGATGAATTATAAGGCTGAAGTTCGAGAGGAAGTGTTCTCTGTTTCAGATATTTCGGATGCCTATCGGGGGTATGTGGCAGAGCATATTGTGGCTCAGGAATTGTTGGCACATACGACAAAAGTATCCGAACGGCGTTATTATTGGGTTGGTAATAAAAGGAATTCAATGGCTGAAGTTGATTTTGTATGGAAACGACAGCCTTATGTGCTACCTGTTGAAGTGAAAACTGGAACGAACGCCCATCTTCGTTCGCTTCATATTTTTATGTCTGACGCTCCACACGATTTAGCGATCAGGGTTTGGAGTGGTCGAATGAGTGTGGACGAAGTAAAAGAGTCTGGTACGGGCAAAGT
Encoded proteins:
- the era gene encoding GTPase Era, with the protein product MEHRAGFVNILGNPNVGKSTLMNRLVGEKLSIITSKSQTTRHRIKGIVNGEDFQIVFSDTPGVVKPSYKMQEYMLDFSKSAIIDADIILYVTDVVENIEKNADFIEKVKQSEVPILLVLNKIDLTTPDKLDALFDKWKEIIPRAEIFPISATENFNVDNLYKRILELLPVGEPYFDKEEMTDMPARFFVNEIIREKILLNYDKEVPYSVEVVVEEFKEEAKRINIMAVINVERDSQKGIIIGHQGAALKKVGTEARIDIEAFFGKKVFLNLYVKVLKDWRNKENDLKRFGYKQL
- a CDS encoding YhcH/YjgK/YiaL family protein, whose translation is MIVDVLANSERIEGLNPYFKMVFDYIKTHDLSSMPAGRIDIDGDNAYLKIEDAKGRRVEEAVYERHDKYIDIQMPLSMPESYGWKAQSLLGEERAPYDVAGDFTFYRDPVEMVFTLSPGEFVIFFPEDAHAPCIGEGIIRKMVVKVRKIEH
- a CDS encoding serine hydrolase domain-containing protein produces the protein MKKRYKILLTVVVVLGIAYFCLPYYARQALLYWYPSIDDLSMFDKHTVGKADTCWTWGIAKDYNTYELSPEDDAYLNDFRTVSFLVIQNDSIVYEEYRSGWNDTKTSNIFSSTKSIVGLLVGIAYDEGKITSLDDPVGKYIPEFNEGEKKNITIRNLLTMSGGLNWDEAYASLFSVTTHGYYGNDLYDLVTTLDVIEEPGKQFSYRSGDTQILAFVVEKATGKSISDYAEEKLWKPMQAAQDAYWLLDKKDGDEKSFCCFHTTAREVARFARLMLHHGNWNGKQLVSEEYINEAMSPAGYLKDEWGKDSLDYYGFQIWIMNYKGQRNPYFRGMLGQYIIAIPEKNAIIVRLGHKKDEKRIRETTRDVYRYMDIGTKILDSRK
- a CDS encoding IS3 family transposase, which translates into the protein MTEYLCNSLGYSKQAYYKSLRSSNEGEERERYVLSIVEEIRRDLPRLGVLKLWKMLNANGLEVGRDWLFRLLHRHNLMVKMKKYRVITTDSRAWRRQYPNLVKGYKIERANQVWVSDITYLSTGKGFVYLSLVTDAYSRKIMGWEVHPNLDSDGPVKALYRALENGENDSFKNLIHHSDRGGQYCSAVYTGILKLHHVSISMTRDGSPYDNAIAERVNGVLKREWLNDISLKDINDARKHVERIIQVYNKKRPHLAVLGMVPEQAHRDKKKKFARVMF
- a CDS encoding TlpA disulfide reductase family protein, yielding MTNCLRWLILFLFLGNVVLADENKVRCVVHGKLVGMEVEDVLLVDATLDSRYHGTKVVVKDHCFEDVLELPHAKGYKLIFVTRKPWKWYTVPFIAEDGEVDITVNVDKNYTVKGGKFNERYQKYRELQRQEIGWKQYSFMHKFCEGQWDELYLFLVIEELQRRQTYQSELDEELERAYHVLAEKFVFSDYTRLGRMLVDGFHNIRPGGHYVDFEAPDLEGCKVKLSDVIKGKVAIIDLWASWCMPCRAKAKAMIPLYEKYKDRGFKIVGVAREFKNTDRMKQAIKQDGYPWLQLVELDDGYQIWTRYMLGNAGGGVFVVDRDGKILAVNPKPEEVQKILEQKLGEQ
- a CDS encoding ATP-binding protein, which codes for MIYRYALAYLETWKKNPMRKPLILRGARQVGKTTLVESFATGFDCFLKLNLDEEEDRQLFIQYREIHRLIEAIFFYLKKSPVEGAVLLFIDEIQNSPEAVAMLRYFYEKRPDIYVIAAGSLLENVIDRKISFPVGRVEYMALHPCSFLEYLNGIGEDFDRQAIENLKADAIHDRLMYEFRKYCIVGGMPEAIKMYAQTRDLLSLDTVYDSLITSYSDDVEKYSPNDTQTKIMRHILEVGWQKGGETITFERFGGSEYRSREVGEAFRTIQKAMLLELVYPTLNNRLPLEAQLSRRPKLIWLDTGLMNYKAEVREEVFSVSDISDAYRGYVAEHIVAQELLAHTTKVSERRYYWVGNKRNSMAEVDFVWKRQPYVLPVEVKTGTNAHLRSLHIFMSDAPHDLAIRVWSGRMSVDEVKESGTGKVFRLLNIPYYYVGVLDKILDGMS